In Leptodesmis sichuanensis A121, the following are encoded in one genomic region:
- a CDS encoding ISL3 family transposase codes for MHRKNTGWAGVKRIGIDEISKRKGHQNFATVIGDVEAGKLIEVIDSHQQEDIIEILKQQPIEVRAKVEEVSVDMWGGFPKVVKKVFPNAVVVIDRFHVMKLVNEELNKIRRQSGVSDRGSKFILLKNGKDLTAEEKTKLEEILKRSKRLGKAYEWKEEFRAIYEQPLTVEEGKRQIQGWLDQARVVYSEASTTIRNHLDGISNYFRNRTTSGAMEGINNRIKLIKRQAYGFVNFNNFRERLLACFSD; via the coding sequence ATGCACAGAAAAAACACGGGATGGGCAGGAGTCAAACGCATTGGGATTGATGAAATCAGCAAGCGGAAAGGGCATCAAAACTTCGCCACCGTTATCGGCGACGTTGAGGCCGGGAAATTGATTGAAGTGATTGACAGTCACCAACAGGAAGACATTATTGAAATCCTGAAGCAGCAGCCCATAGAGGTGCGTGCAAAAGTTGAAGAGGTGAGCGTGGATATGTGGGGAGGATTCCCAAAGGTAGTCAAGAAAGTGTTTCCCAATGCCGTGGTAGTGATTGACCGCTTTCATGTCATGAAATTAGTCAATGAGGAGTTAAATAAAATTCGTAGACAATCGGGTGTATCAGACCGAGGTAGCAAATTCATTTTGCTCAAGAATGGCAAGGATTTAACAGCAGAAGAAAAGACAAAGTTAGAAGAGATTCTGAAACGGTCAAAGCGATTAGGAAAAGCCTATGAGTGGAAAGAAGAGTTTCGCGCGATTTATGAACAACCATTAACCGTTGAGGAAGGCAAGCGTCAGATCCAAGGGTGGCTCGATCAAGCGCGAGTCGTCTATAGTGAAGCAAGCACAACGATTCGTAACCATTTAGATGGGATTAGCAACTACTTTCGGAATCGCACAACGAGTGGCGCAATGGAGGGAATCAACAACCGAATTAAATTGATTAAACGGCAAGCTTATGGCTTTGTCAATTTCAACAATTTTCGAGAAAGACTATTAGCCTGCTTCTCTGATTAA
- a CDS encoding AAA family ATPase, with protein MGWGSPVFSVCASNDSWLWVAWNSLDDAYAFRKKPEKQLSIDCLFFAEAPSKEAAVKTARNLLGTHIKQIGSEWAAEVCQAIDKKPYIDSDEPEVVTDELQKSLDQLHSLTGLSAVKSTVQELVNIAKVAQMQLQAGIKAPAITRHLVFTGNPGTGKTTVARILGEIYKNLGVLSKGHFAEVDRTDLVAEYLGQTAPKTAKVVESALGGVLFIDEAYSLVPDGRSDMYGQEAINTLLKMMEDYREDLVVIVAGYKDEISRFIDSNPGLKSRFSRSIHFEDYSASELTEIFKIRCEQYGYLLSDETLNSVQDLVMHFETQIGELGNGRFVRNIFDRCVAIQCNRLAALTKPSKQDLKTFLPTDVPTHGQLAQYLV; from the coding sequence ATGGGATGGGGTTCTCCTGTTTTTAGCGTCTGTGCGTCTAATGATTCCTGGTTATGGGTTGCTTGGAATAGCCTGGATGACGCTTATGCTTTTCGGAAAAAGCCTGAAAAGCAGTTATCGATTGATTGCCTATTTTTTGCTGAAGCCCCATCAAAGGAAGCTGCTGTCAAAACAGCCCGTAATTTATTAGGTACTCATATTAAGCAGATTGGAAGTGAGTGGGCAGCAGAAGTCTGCCAAGCCATTGATAAGAAGCCCTACATTGATAGTGATGAGCCTGAGGTAGTCACTGATGAGCTTCAGAAATCTCTAGATCAACTTCATTCACTCACTGGATTAAGTGCGGTTAAGTCTACCGTTCAAGAATTGGTCAATATTGCAAAAGTAGCTCAGATGCAGCTTCAAGCAGGTATAAAAGCTCCTGCCATTACTAGACATCTTGTATTTACAGGAAATCCTGGTACAGGTAAGACGACTGTAGCCAGGATTTTAGGTGAGATTTATAAAAACCTCGGAGTCCTATCAAAAGGTCATTTTGCTGAAGTAGATCGGACAGATTTAGTCGCAGAATATTTAGGGCAAACCGCACCTAAAACAGCAAAAGTAGTCGAATCAGCTTTAGGTGGAGTTCTTTTTATTGATGAGGCCTATTCTCTGGTTCCCGATGGGCGTAGCGATATGTATGGACAGGAGGCAATTAATACTCTCTTGAAAATGATGGAGGATTACAGAGAAGATCTAGTCGTTATTGTTGCAGGATACAAAGATGAGATATCACGTTTCATTGACTCCAACCCTGGGCTGAAATCTAGATTTTCCAGATCAATCCACTTTGAAGATTATTCTGCTTCCGAGTTAACTGAGATTTTCAAAATCAGATGCGAACAGTATGGTTATCTACTTTCAGACGAGACTCTGAATTCAGTGCAGGATCTGGTAATGCATTTTGAGACTCAAATTGGAGAACTTGGAAATGGCAGATTCGTGAGAAATATTTTTGACCGCTGTGTTGCTATTCAGTGCAACCGTTTAGCAGCATTAACAAAACCCTCAAAGCAAGACCTAAAAACTTTTCTTCCTACCGATGTTCCAACTCATGGGCAACTCGCACAGTATCTGGTTTGA
- a CDS encoding PIN domain-containing protein gives MSRVIILDTGPLGLVTNPRLSPRSVACAQWLQTHVTAGNRVIIPEIADYEVRRELLRANKTKGIARLDDLAKFLEYLPITTTAMRQAAQLWAQARQQGQPTAGDKTIDGDMILVAQAMTLGVLGVVIATTNVGHLSRFVAAELWHGIAPS, from the coding sequence GTGAGCCGAGTCATTATTTTAGATACTGGTCCGCTTGGTCTAGTGACGAATCCGAGATTATCTCCTAGAAGCGTTGCTTGTGCCCAATGGCTCCAGACTCATGTTACAGCAGGGAATCGCGTCATTATTCCAGAAATTGCAGATTACGAGGTTCGACGTGAATTGTTACGAGCAAACAAGACAAAGGGGATTGCTCGTCTAGATGATTTAGCCAAGTTTCTTGAGTATTTGCCGATTACAACGACTGCAATGCGTCAAGCAGCACAGCTTTGGGCGCAGGCTCGTCAGCAAGGGCAACCGACAGCAGGTGACAAAACGATTGACGGTGATATGATTTTGGTGGCTCAAGCAATGACTCTCGGAGTCCTAGGTGTTGTCATTGCGACAACGAATGTAGGGCACTTATCAAGATTTGTTGCAGCCGAATTGTGGCATGGTATTGCTCCAAGTTGA
- a CDS encoding type II toxin-antitoxin system PemK/MazF family toxin, which translates to MSSPVRGEVWLVDLGYVAKVRPCLVVSIPVLMQDRALATLVPHTTSPRGSRFEVDVKVRFLKPGAFDVQNLVTIPHAKLLRKLGELDSEQLSQVEDVLLFWLGFEDIDFDEES; encoded by the coding sequence ATGAGTAGCCCTGTTCGTGGTGAGGTGTGGTTGGTGGATCTGGGCTATGTTGCAAAGGTTAGGCCATGTCTAGTGGTTAGCATTCCAGTTCTGATGCAAGATCGAGCTTTGGCAACACTGGTTCCTCACACGACAAGTCCAAGAGGTTCCCGCTTCGAGGTTGATGTGAAAGTAAGGTTTTTGAAACCGGGAGCCTTTGATGTTCAGAATCTCGTTACCATCCCCCATGCCAAACTGTTGAGGAAATTGGGTGAATTGGACTCAGAGCAGTTATCCCAGGTTGAAGATGTCTTGCTTTTCTGGCTAGGGTTCGAAGATATAGACTTTGATGAAGAGTCGTAA
- a CDS encoding ISNCY family transposase, whose protein sequence is MESLPLSFAVLLSYLRQVVEQIADPRQPSNGTRYKLSDGILGAFSVFFMQCESFLEHQRQMQSQRGKDNAQSLFGIAQIPSSAQIRNLLDEVAAVGLFAVFFQVYAALMRGGYFKSYQQWNGDLLVALDGTEYFKSQKIHCQYCSSRTHKNGKVTYVHQAILPAIVAPDQPQVIALVPEFVTPQDGHEKQDCEVAAAKRWISTHAARFGTQGITLLGDDLYSHQPLCEHCLQHQLSFIFTCLPQSHPALYDWLGYLDANGEVKTLEQAQWNKRTKEIYRYRYVNQIPLRDTQPALQVNWCELTVVRESDGKVLYTNAWVTDHDLTPATVPHVVSAGRSRWKTENENHNVLKTKGYHLEHNFGHGQHHLAATLLTLNLLAFLFHTVLHLVDLSYQQIRHKRGTRRGFFQDILALTKYLWFESWQHLLNFMLSDSPPAQTADSS, encoded by the coding sequence ATGGAGAGTCTGCCCCTGAGTTTTGCTGTGTTGCTGAGCTATCTACGTCAAGTCGTGGAACAGATTGCTGACCCGCGACAGCCGAGCAATGGAACGCGCTACAAGCTGAGCGATGGGATTTTGGGGGCGTTTTCGGTGTTCTTCATGCAATGTGAATCGTTTCTAGAGCATCAGCGGCAGATGCAAAGTCAGCGGGGCAAAGACAACGCCCAAAGTTTGTTTGGGATTGCCCAGATTCCGAGTTCAGCGCAAATCCGCAATTTGTTGGATGAAGTGGCAGCGGTGGGATTGTTTGCCGTGTTTTTCCAGGTTTATGCCGCTTTGATGCGAGGGGGATATTTCAAATCCTATCAGCAATGGAATGGAGATTTGTTGGTGGCATTGGATGGCACGGAGTACTTCAAGTCGCAGAAGATTCACTGTCAGTACTGTTCGAGTCGAACCCACAAGAATGGCAAGGTCACTTACGTTCATCAGGCGATTTTGCCAGCGATTGTCGCGCCTGATCAACCGCAGGTGATTGCGTTAGTCCCAGAGTTTGTCACCCCGCAAGATGGGCATGAGAAGCAAGACTGTGAAGTGGCAGCCGCCAAACGGTGGATCAGCACTCATGCGGCTCGGTTTGGAACTCAAGGGATAACCCTGCTTGGAGATGACCTCTATAGCCATCAACCCCTGTGCGAACACTGCTTACAGCATCAACTCAGCTTTATTTTTACGTGTCTGCCACAGTCGCACCCTGCCCTCTACGACTGGCTGGGCTATTTGGATGCCAACGGCGAAGTCAAAACCTTAGAACAAGCGCAGTGGAACAAACGCACGAAAGAAATTTATCGCTACCGCTATGTCAATCAAATTCCGCTGCGCGACACCCAACCTGCTTTGCAAGTCAACTGGTGTGAACTCACAGTGGTGCGCGAATCAGACGGCAAAGTCCTCTACACCAATGCCTGGGTGACTGACCACGACCTGACTCCCGCAACGGTGCCCCACGTGGTCAGCGCTGGCAGAAGTCGGTGGAAGACTGAGAACGAAAATCATAACGTCCTCAAGACCAAGGGCTATCATCTCGAACATAACTTTGGCCATGGTCAACACCATCTAGCTGCTACTCTGCTCACCCTCAATCTCTTGGCATTCCTCTTTCATACCGTCTTGCATCTCGTTGACCTCTCCTATCAGCAGATTCGCCACAAGCGAGGGACGCGCAGGGGCTTTTTCCAAGATATTTTGGCGCTCACCAAATACCTCTGGTTTGAAAGTTGGCAGCATCTCCTCAATTTCATGCTCTCTGATTCCCCGCCTGCTCAAACTGCTGATTCCTCTTAG
- a CDS encoding type II toxin-antitoxin system HicB family antitoxin: MQPGNGEWLYGLYYSHEPNVWGNMKFNVTLDRDEDGTWIAECPSIPGCVSQGQTKEEALENIKDAIAACLQVRAERGLPLTIETRQVEVVA; encoded by the coding sequence ATGCAACCTGGTAACGGTGAGTGGCTATACGGGCTATACTATAGCCATGAGCCTAATGTATGGGGAAATATGAAGTTCAATGTAACGCTTGATCGTGATGAAGATGGTACATGGATCGCAGAGTGCCCTAGCATTCCGGGTTGTGTCAGTCAAGGTCAGACTAAAGAAGAAGCACTAGAGAATATCAAAGATGCAATAGCCGCCTGTTTACAAGTTCGTGCAGAGCGTGGCTTGCCACTGACTATAGAAACTCGTCAAGTTGAGGTTGTGGCTTAG
- a CDS encoding type II toxin-antitoxin system HicA family toxin, whose protein sequence is MASALPVLSGREVVRVFESFGWEVARQSGSHIILVKEGEIATLSIPEHREVAKGTLRSLIRTAGLTVSEFVSAV, encoded by the coding sequence ATGGCATCCGCTCTTCCTGTTCTCAGTGGGCGTGAAGTCGTTCGTGTGTTTGAATCATTTGGCTGGGAGGTTGCGCGTCAAAGTGGAAGTCATATCATTCTGGTTAAGGAAGGAGAAATAGCTACACTATCTATTCCTGAACATCGTGAAGTAGCAAAGGGAACACTGAGAAGTTTGATTCGTACTGCGGGACTGACAGTCAGCGAGTTTGTTTCCGCAGTTTGA